A genomic segment from Kyrpidia tusciae DSM 2912 encodes:
- the flhB gene encoding flagellar biosynthesis protein FlhB translates to MDESSGGRGAPSAGDGLNLEHKVAATRYLWDLQWFAEEKTETPTPRRRQEARKEGQAARSADLTAALVLLAAVLAVRALGETWIDEWRRLFASFITGSPIQFSTPDGWLAWMGGQVMGVFSSLILFLLLPAAAGLATGFIQVGGLFAFKAASPQWKRISPVEGFRRLFSLRSLVEGAKMILKIAILGGIGYSLARQIFESSGSLGGMDPTALAGWTGDQLWNVALEASLALLGLAILDAWYQRVSFERQLRMTKQEVKEEFKRTEGNPTIKRKIRERQRALAQRRMMQEVPKATVVITNPTHYAVALRYEPDSMDTPVVIAKGADAWAWRIRETARHYGVPVVENPPLARRLHAMVEIGEAIPEVLFQAVAEVLAYVYRLRGWTGERRGSDR, encoded by the coding sequence ATGGATGAATCAAGCGGTGGACGGGGTGCTCCGAGCGCTGGGGACGGGCTGAACCTGGAGCACAAGGTGGCGGCCACTCGCTATCTCTGGGACCTGCAGTGGTTTGCCGAGGAGAAAACGGAAACTCCCACTCCCCGTCGCCGCCAGGAAGCCAGAAAGGAAGGTCAGGCGGCACGCAGTGCGGACCTCACGGCGGCACTGGTTTTGCTTGCCGCAGTTTTGGCCGTGCGGGCCCTGGGCGAGACGTGGATCGATGAATGGCGGAGGTTGTTCGCCTCCTTTATCACCGGTTCTCCAATCCAATTCTCGACGCCGGACGGGTGGCTGGCGTGGATGGGTGGGCAGGTGATGGGGGTTTTTTCAAGTCTCATCCTGTTTCTTTTGTTGCCGGCCGCAGCGGGGCTGGCCACGGGGTTCATCCAGGTCGGGGGACTTTTCGCGTTCAAAGCCGCGTCCCCCCAGTGGAAGCGGATTTCCCCTGTGGAGGGGTTCCGCCGGTTATTCTCGCTCCGCTCCCTGGTGGAAGGAGCCAAGATGATTCTAAAAATCGCCATTCTCGGCGGCATCGGGTACAGCCTGGCCAGGCAAATTTTCGAAAGCTCCGGGAGTTTGGGAGGGATGGACCCCACGGCCCTGGCCGGGTGGACCGGCGACCAGTTGTGGAACGTGGCCCTTGAAGCGAGCCTCGCCCTGCTTGGACTTGCGATCCTCGATGCGTGGTACCAGCGGGTATCCTTCGAACGTCAACTTCGGATGACCAAACAAGAAGTCAAAGAGGAGTTCAAGCGCACCGAGGGCAATCCGACCATTAAACGCAAAATCCGGGAACGGCAACGGGCCCTGGCTCAACGGCGGATGATGCAGGAGGTGCCAAAAGCCACGGTGGTTATCACGAACCCCACCCACTACGCCGTGGCCCTCCGGTATGAGCCGGATTCGATGGACACGCCGGTGGTCATCGCCAAAGGGGCCGATGCCTGGGCGTGGAGAATCCGGGAGACCGCCCGGCATTACGGAGTCCCGGTGGTGGAAAATCCGCCCCTGGCCAGGCGGTTGCATGCCATGGTGGAGATCGGGGAGGCCATCCCCGAAGTGTTGTTCCAAGCGGTGGCGGAGGTGTTGGCGTACGTGTACCGCCTACGGGGATGGACGGGCGAAAGAAGGGGGAGTGATCGATGA
- a CDS encoding chemotaxis protein CheA, translating to MENSEYLVMFIEETKEHLQQLNEQLLVLERDASDHEAIHAVFRSAHTIKGMAATMGFEPMVWVTHDMENVLDEIRNGRAAITPDHMDVLFKAVDLLEAQLAAVEEGGDLAEIPTEDVVQGLQRLLDESRGGTGASDVGSGSAGKGSSAGQTGGGREMDGSQGSALVLDAYQKSVAEEARREGLQVVSITVRLDEGCVLKAARAYMVVDACEQFGELIKVDPPVEELEQGNLDLDIRLLLILKQETPEAVEKALLGISEIREVVVKPWAGTTENGSSPERLAPGGRGEGSGSGSESDSPKGVRTTARGDAPEERATNHRTLKSVRVDIDRLDTLMNLFSELVIDRTRIEELAKQTGHQDLLTTVEHMARISADLQNLVMTIRMVPVDTVFNRFPRMVRDLARELGKSVDFVVRGGDTGLDRTVIDEIGDPLVHLLRNALDHGVETPEERRKLGKPEAGRVELVAFHSGNHVFIEVSDDGRGVDREKVIQKAVQRGLVDRNDAASMTDGQVFDLLFQPGFSTKDTVSDVSGRGVGLDVVKSKLEQVGGKVTVESSPGRGTKWVIQLPLTLSIIQAMLVSLAGEKYAVPLHSIVETAVVKRGDIRDLHGQQVIPFRGRVIPLIDLERLYELRRQETKDEENVLIVRRGDRFAGFIVDEFLGQQEIVLKSLGRYLQQVFSIAGATVLGDGQVALIIDCNAFLAA from the coding sequence GTGGAGAACAGTGAATACCTCGTCATGTTTATTGAAGAAACGAAGGAGCATCTGCAGCAACTGAACGAACAACTGCTGGTTCTCGAGCGGGATGCCTCGGACCATGAGGCGATCCACGCCGTTTTTCGATCGGCGCACACCATTAAGGGGATGGCGGCGACCATGGGTTTTGAGCCCATGGTATGGGTCACGCACGACATGGAGAATGTCCTGGACGAGATCCGAAACGGTCGGGCGGCCATCACCCCGGACCACATGGATGTGCTGTTCAAAGCCGTCGACCTGTTGGAAGCTCAACTCGCGGCGGTGGAAGAAGGAGGGGACTTGGCCGAGATTCCCACCGAGGACGTGGTGCAAGGCCTTCAGCGGCTTTTGGATGAATCCCGGGGCGGGACCGGAGCTTCCGACGTCGGATCTGGCTCTGCCGGTAAGGGGTCTTCGGCGGGGCAGACGGGAGGTGGGCGGGAGATGGACGGGTCCCAAGGGTCGGCCCTCGTCCTGGACGCGTACCAAAAGTCTGTCGCCGAAGAGGCCCGGCGGGAAGGCTTACAGGTGGTGAGCATCACCGTCCGGCTCGATGAAGGATGTGTCTTAAAGGCTGCCCGGGCCTACATGGTGGTGGACGCCTGTGAACAATTCGGGGAATTGATCAAGGTGGATCCTCCGGTGGAGGAACTGGAACAGGGCAATCTGGATCTGGACATCCGCCTGCTTCTCATTCTGAAACAAGAAACCCCCGAAGCCGTGGAGAAAGCACTGCTCGGGATTTCGGAGATCCGGGAGGTGGTGGTCAAACCTTGGGCTGGAACCACCGAGAACGGATCATCGCCCGAACGTCTCGCCCCAGGCGGCCGGGGAGAAGGAAGCGGGTCGGGAAGTGAGTCGGATTCTCCCAAGGGCGTACGCACGACAGCTCGGGGGGATGCCCCTGAAGAAAGGGCCACGAATCACCGGACGCTCAAATCGGTCCGGGTGGACATCGATCGGTTGGACACCCTCATGAACCTGTTCAGCGAATTGGTGATCGACCGAACCCGGATCGAAGAGTTGGCGAAGCAAACCGGACATCAGGACCTTCTGACAACAGTCGAGCACATGGCGAGAATCAGCGCCGACCTTCAAAACTTGGTGATGACGATTCGCATGGTGCCCGTGGACACGGTGTTCAATCGCTTCCCGCGCATGGTCAGGGACCTGGCCCGGGAGTTGGGGAAGAGTGTCGATTTTGTCGTCCGCGGCGGGGATACGGGCCTAGACCGTACGGTCATTGATGAGATTGGCGATCCCCTGGTGCACCTGCTGAGGAACGCCTTAGATCACGGAGTTGAGACGCCGGAGGAGCGCCGGAAACTTGGCAAACCCGAGGCGGGGCGAGTGGAACTGGTGGCGTTTCATTCCGGAAACCACGTGTTTATCGAGGTGTCTGACGATGGCCGGGGCGTGGATCGCGAGAAGGTGATTCAAAAAGCTGTGCAGCGGGGGCTTGTTGACCGCAATGACGCGGCTTCGATGACGGACGGACAGGTTTTTGACCTTCTTTTCCAACCGGGATTCAGCACGAAAGACACGGTCAGCGACGTTTCCGGACGGGGCGTGGGTTTGGATGTTGTGAAAAGCAAGTTGGAGCAGGTCGGGGGAAAGGTCACGGTGGAATCCAGTCCGGGTCGAGGGACGAAATGGGTGATTCAATTACCTCTGACGCTCTCGATCATTCAAGCCATGTTGGTCAGCCTGGCCGGCGAAAAATATGCCGTTCCCCTTCACTCCATCGTGGAGACGGCCGTCGTGAAGCGAGGGGACATCCGGGACCTTCACGGGCAGCAGGTGATCCCCTTTAGAGGGCGGGTCATTCCACTGATCGATTTGGAACGGTTGTACGAGCTTCGACGCCAGGAAACCAAAGATGAAGAAAATGTCCTGATCGTGCGCCGGGGGGACAGGTTCGCTGGGTTTATCGTGGATGAGTTTCTCGGTCAACAGGAAATTGTGCTGAAGTCTCTCGGGCGGTATTTGCAACAAGTGTTTTCCATCGCCGGTGCCACGGTGCTCGGTGATGGGCAGGTGGCGCTAATCATCGACTGCAATGCTTTTCTTGCGGCGTGA
- a CDS encoding chemotaxis protein CheC: protein MQPLGDRHLDALREVGNIGAGHAATSLALLLQRPVRITVPTVQVLDFDHVVDAVGGAEDVVVGTYFRIGGDYPGNLFFIIPACSARAVLRAMWTEGDFGDDLQSEMALSALGEIGNILISAYLISLSDFTHGKVETSVPAVAVDMAQAILEVGMLTADADQCLIVHTGAHIEELDVWCHFLLVPDPDSVLPLLTALGVGGE, encoded by the coding sequence GTGCAACCGCTCGGCGATCGACACCTCGATGCCCTCCGGGAAGTGGGAAACATCGGGGCGGGCCACGCGGCCACGAGCTTGGCCCTTCTCCTGCAGCGACCGGTTCGGATCACGGTGCCCACGGTTCAGGTGCTGGATTTTGATCACGTGGTGGACGCCGTGGGCGGCGCAGAGGACGTCGTAGTGGGCACCTATTTCCGCATCGGAGGAGATTATCCCGGCAACCTTTTTTTCATCATTCCAGCCTGTTCGGCCCGAGCCGTACTCCGGGCCATGTGGACGGAGGGCGACTTCGGTGACGACCTTCAAAGTGAGATGGCCTTATCCGCTCTGGGAGAAATCGGCAATATTCTGATATCCGCATATCTCATCTCGCTGAGTGATTTCACCCACGGCAAGGTGGAGACTTCTGTACCCGCCGTGGCCGTGGACATGGCCCAGGCGATTTTAGAAGTCGGGATGCTCACCGCGGATGCCGACCAATGCCTGATCGTGCACACCGGCGCCCATATCGAAGAATTGGATGTCTGGTGCCATTTTCTCCTCGTGCCCGACCCCGACAGTGTGTTGCCTTTGCTGACGGCCTTGGGGGTGGGCGGAGAGTGA
- a CDS encoding chemotaxis protein CheW → MEQKSQEPDREVKVIVFQLATEEYGVEVSQVLSIERMQKITRVPRTPAFVKGVINLRGVVTPIIDLRARFGLPEVEYTDDTRIVVVAVGEMEVGLVVDAANDVIDVPMSRVDPPPAVVGGVKAEYLRGVAKLDDRLLVLLNLDRVLSVQEVAQLGAMSW, encoded by the coding sequence ATGGAGCAGAAATCTCAAGAACCGGATCGAGAAGTCAAAGTGATCGTTTTTCAATTGGCGACAGAGGAATACGGGGTCGAGGTTTCTCAAGTTCTGTCTATTGAACGCATGCAAAAGATCACCCGGGTTCCCCGGACGCCCGCCTTCGTTAAAGGGGTCATCAATCTGCGCGGCGTGGTGACGCCCATTATCGACTTGCGGGCAAGGTTTGGCCTCCCCGAAGTGGAGTACACGGACGATACCCGGATCGTCGTGGTGGCTGTCGGGGAAATGGAGGTGGGCTTAGTGGTGGATGCGGCCAATGACGTCATCGACGTCCCCATGTCTCGGGTGGATCCCCCTCCGGCCGTGGTGGGTGGTGTCAAGGCGGAGTATCTTCGCGGAGTGGCAAAACTGGACGACCGACTGCTGGTCTTGCTCAATCTCGACCGGGTGCTGAGCGTCCAGGAAGTGGCCCAGCTCGGCGCGATGTCTTGGTGA
- the flhF gene encoding flagellar biosynthesis protein FlhF, with the protein MRIKRFTAEDMATALARVRDELGGEAVILNTREVPASPWVPWRRRKRIEIVAAVEDGGGQGAKGPQPTGPRSDPRPEVDFLSGPDPGEVGAELTRGNQYPDPLTGPTGRSRVSGDARELTDAGWRELIRKIAASGESPAARALVHLAEALVAGGMDERRARALAEQAVLSIPDDGSWEISHTVEQLREIVRSRLQPWVGSPMAAESRVIALAGPTGVGKTTTIAKLAAIETLDAGRRVALITADTYRIAAVDQLRTYAQIIGIPCFVVYTPEEMRRTVGELAEYDRIFVDTAGRNYTQREHALSLREMLQAAKPDETYLVLSLSGKGRDLYRTVEALREVAIDKYLFTKADETESLASAVDLLLAESRPVAYITTGQGVPDDIIEADAAYLAQRLF; encoded by the coding sequence GTGAGGATCAAACGATTTACTGCCGAAGATATGGCGACAGCCCTGGCCCGGGTTCGGGACGAGCTCGGGGGAGAGGCGGTGATTCTCAACACGAGGGAAGTGCCGGCCTCCCCCTGGGTTCCCTGGCGGCGGAGAAAGCGGATCGAAATCGTGGCCGCCGTGGAAGATGGGGGCGGGCAAGGAGCCAAGGGACCGCAGCCAACCGGGCCCCGGTCCGATCCCCGCCCTGAGGTGGATTTTTTATCAGGCCCCGATCCCGGGGAGGTGGGAGCCGAGCTCACACGAGGCAATCAGTACCCGGATCCATTGACGGGCCCCACCGGACGGTCACGTGTTTCGGGCGATGCCCGGGAGCTGACCGATGCGGGGTGGCGAGAGCTCATCCGCAAGATCGCGGCCTCGGGGGAGTCCCCGGCAGCCCGGGCTCTCGTACACTTGGCCGAGGCCCTGGTGGCCGGCGGCATGGACGAGCGCCGGGCTCGGGCTCTGGCCGAGCAGGCGGTTCTCTCGATTCCCGATGACGGGTCTTGGGAAATATCCCATACGGTCGAGCAGCTGCGGGAGATTGTCCGCAGCCGACTTCAGCCCTGGGTCGGCTCACCCATGGCGGCAGAGTCCCGGGTGATTGCCTTGGCAGGGCCCACGGGGGTGGGGAAAACCACCACCATAGCGAAACTCGCGGCCATCGAGACTTTGGACGCCGGTCGCCGGGTGGCCTTGATCACAGCGGATACGTACCGCATTGCCGCCGTCGACCAACTGCGAACCTACGCCCAGATCATCGGTATACCTTGCTTCGTCGTGTATACCCCCGAAGAAATGCGGCGTACGGTGGGGGAGTTGGCAGAATATGACCGCATCTTCGTGGATACGGCGGGGCGCAATTACACCCAGCGCGAACACGCTTTGTCGTTGCGCGAAATGCTTCAGGCCGCAAAGCCCGACGAGACCTACCTCGTCTTGAGCCTGTCTGGGAAAGGCCGGGATTTGTACCGGACGGTGGAGGCACTTCGGGAGGTGGCGATCGACAAATACTTGTTCACCAAGGCGGATGAAACGGAAAGCTTGGCCTCGGCGGTTGATCTCCTACTGGCGGAATCCCGACCCGTGGCGTACATCACGACCGGGCAAGGCGTTCCGGACGACATTATCGAAGCGGACGCCGCTTATCTGGCGCAGCGGCTCTTTTAG
- a CDS encoding CheB methylesterase domain-containing protein, which produces MGASTGGPTALAFILSGLPKTFPLPIAVVQHMPEAFTRIFAARLNQESSLQVFEAAQGDRLKPGTVAVAPGGRQMRVHRDPEGWFVQLGEETPWHNHVPSVDVLFDSAARAAHRPVIAVLLTGMGKDGAEGMEDIHRRGGITIAQSKESSVVFGMPRAAIERGCVDYVADLEEIPALLMKLSMNR; this is translated from the coding sequence ATGGGGGCATCTACGGGGGGACCCACCGCCCTTGCGTTCATCTTGTCAGGACTTCCGAAAACCTTTCCGCTGCCCATTGCTGTGGTGCAACATATGCCCGAGGCCTTCACCCGGATTTTTGCCGCCAGGCTCAACCAAGAGTCGTCACTTCAGGTGTTTGAGGCCGCTCAGGGAGATCGACTGAAGCCGGGAACCGTGGCCGTTGCCCCTGGGGGTCGACAGATGAGAGTCCATCGGGATCCTGAAGGTTGGTTTGTACAACTTGGGGAAGAGACACCGTGGCACAACCATGTCCCTTCCGTGGATGTGCTGTTTGACTCGGCGGCCAGAGCGGCTCATCGACCGGTGATCGCCGTCCTCTTGACGGGCATGGGGAAGGACGGGGCCGAGGGGATGGAGGACATTCATCGCCGGGGGGGAATCACCATCGCCCAGTCTAAGGAGAGTTCTGTGGTGTTCGGAATGCCCCGGGCCGCCATCGAACGCGGATGTGTGGATTACGTTGCAGATCTAGAGGAAATCCCCGCCCTCCTGATGAAGTTGTCCATGAACAGGTAG
- a CDS encoding MinD/ParA family protein codes for MDQASELRKRMAHRSGPRGVSLKTAAVTSGKGGVGKSNVAVNVALALQQEHNNTLILDTDVGFANVNVLLGSGAGRTLLDLAQPGVLASDVVQTGPLGISWISGGTALPDWIQLSRDQVKVCFDKLMDLESTLDWVIVDTGAGLSESSLHLLESVDQILLVTTPEPTALADAYAMIKVLVRRSPSARIRIVVNRCRTFSEGIQTFQRLVEVSKTFLSFEPGVMGYILEDPAVGRAVFRQTPFLLSAPDSRAAQCVRQIARRLMGGEEVAPAESPPSRRGWREFIWKLQHALGRG; via the coding sequence ATGGATCAGGCATCCGAGTTGCGCAAAAGGATGGCCCATCGGTCCGGGCCCCGGGGAGTCTCGTTGAAGACCGCGGCGGTGACCAGCGGGAAGGGAGGAGTGGGAAAGTCCAACGTGGCCGTCAATGTCGCCTTGGCTCTTCAACAGGAGCACAACAACACCCTCATCTTGGACACCGACGTCGGATTTGCCAACGTGAATGTTTTACTGGGAAGTGGTGCGGGCCGAACTTTGCTGGATTTGGCCCAGCCCGGGGTTTTGGCTTCGGATGTCGTCCAGACCGGCCCCTTAGGGATTTCCTGGATTTCAGGGGGTACGGCCTTGCCCGATTGGATCCAGCTTTCCAGGGATCAAGTCAAGGTGTGTTTCGATAAATTGATGGATTTGGAATCGACGCTCGACTGGGTCATCGTCGATACCGGCGCTGGACTGAGTGAGTCCAGCCTCCACCTGTTGGAAAGTGTGGATCAGATTCTGCTTGTGACAACCCCGGAACCCACAGCCCTTGCGGACGCCTACGCCATGATCAAAGTGTTGGTTCGGCGGTCCCCAAGCGCCCGTATTCGGATCGTGGTCAACCGATGCCGGACGTTTTCGGAGGGGATACAGACGTTTCAACGATTGGTCGAGGTTTCGAAAACCTTTCTTTCCTTCGAGCCGGGTGTGATGGGGTATATTCTCGAGGATCCCGCGGTGGGACGGGCTGTTTTTCGACAAACGCCCTTTCTTCTCAGTGCTCCCGATAGCCGGGCTGCCCAGTGTGTACGACAAATCGCCCGCCGCCTGATGGGCGGTGAGGAGGTCGCTCCGGCGGAGAGCCCCCCGAGTCGGCGCGGCTGGCGCGAGTTTATCTGGAAACTGCAGCATGCCCTCGGGCGCGGATAA
- a CDS encoding chemotaxis protein CheD: MIAGQVVHVGMADLKVVRCPDRLRSVGLGSCVGVALWDPQTKVAGLVHIMLPSAEGFTDPPRAKFADTGVDWLVEMMQQNGARVERLRAKMAGGAQMFAFAGKNDLLKIGPRNVDACRRALAKWGIPMVGEDVGGSTGRTIELHSEDGRLWVRTVRGGLIVL, translated from the coding sequence GTGATCGCCGGCCAAGTGGTCCATGTCGGCATGGCAGATTTAAAAGTGGTCCGTTGTCCGGATCGCCTGCGATCTGTGGGTCTCGGCTCCTGCGTGGGGGTTGCCCTGTGGGATCCGCAAACAAAAGTGGCGGGGCTGGTTCACATTATGCTCCCTTCCGCCGAGGGGTTTACTGACCCCCCCAGGGCGAAGTTCGCCGATACGGGGGTGGACTGGCTGGTGGAAATGATGCAGCAAAACGGCGCCCGGGTCGAACGTTTACGGGCCAAAATGGCCGGAGGTGCCCAGATGTTCGCGTTTGCCGGGAAAAACGATTTGCTGAAGATTGGCCCCCGGAATGTCGACGCCTGTCGCAGGGCCCTGGCCAAGTGGGGGATTCCAATGGTTGGGGAGGATGTCGGCGGTTCCACCGGGAGGACCATCGAGTTGCACAGCGAAGACGGCCGTTTGTGGGTGCGCACGGTGCGGGGGGGACTGATCGTGCTATGA
- a CDS encoding flagellar biosynthetic protein FliR: protein MISLAALVDQVQVWLLILARIIGWVMTVPVFSSRAVPAPVQMGLAGVVALLVAQAVIPAQGAAVAGLALSAYLFEVVKQWLIGAAIGFIASVLFTAAEMAGQLIDIQMGFSMVTLFNPQFGTNGSILANWQMWLTSVVFLGIDGHLAMLSALLHSFEWIHLGAGIPVGPVAEVVARSVAVLFILGVQLAAPLLLTLLLIDVILAFVSRAAPQTNLLFVALPGKILAGWGVALGTLPVLILGIERVMGWMNQAVDGVLRALGTG, encoded by the coding sequence ATGATTTCCCTGGCGGCGTTGGTGGATCAGGTTCAGGTGTGGTTATTGATCTTGGCCCGGATCATCGGGTGGGTGATGACCGTCCCGGTGTTTTCGAGTCGGGCGGTGCCGGCGCCTGTCCAAATGGGATTGGCTGGGGTTGTGGCTCTGTTGGTGGCGCAAGCGGTCATTCCCGCCCAAGGGGCGGCGGTGGCAGGACTGGCGCTGAGTGCCTATCTGTTTGAGGTGGTGAAACAGTGGTTGATCGGCGCTGCCATCGGGTTCATCGCTTCCGTTCTTTTTACAGCTGCCGAGATGGCCGGGCAACTCATCGATATCCAAATGGGTTTCTCGATGGTCACCCTCTTCAATCCGCAATTTGGAACCAATGGGTCGATTCTCGCCAACTGGCAAATGTGGCTCACCAGCGTCGTGTTTTTGGGAATCGACGGTCATCTGGCGATGCTCTCGGCACTGCTTCACAGTTTCGAATGGATCCACCTGGGTGCGGGTATCCCGGTGGGACCCGTGGCAGAAGTGGTGGCCAGAAGCGTAGCGGTCTTGTTTATCCTCGGGGTTCAATTGGCGGCGCCCCTTCTGTTGACGCTCCTGTTGATCGACGTCATCCTGGCCTTTGTTTCCCGGGCGGCGCCCCAGACCAATCTGTTGTTTGTCGCCCTGCCCGGCAAAATTCTCGCCGGCTGGGGGGTTGCTCTCGGGACGTTGCCCGTGTTGATCCTCGGAATCGAGCGGGTGATGGGATGGATGAATCAAGCGGTGGACGGGGTGCTCCGAGCGCTGGGGACGGGCTGA
- the flhA gene encoding flagellar biosynthesis protein FlhA, which yields MKRTDLAVLVGVIGIVVMMVIPLPPSLLDFLLVINLGLSLVILLIAMNVGEPLQFSVFPPLLLLTTLYRLALNVSSTRSILSVGYAGEVIQTFGDFVVRGNVVVGLIVFAILAVIQFVVITRGAERVAEVAARFTLDAMPGKQISIDADLSSGLITEQEARERRRTVEREADFYGAMDGASKFVKGDAIASIIIVVINIIGGFIIGMAVNHEDFNTALSHYTLLSVGDGLVSQIPALLISTATGLVVTRAASDNNMGRDVITQLLSYPKMLFVVAGALALLGILTPIGWVKTWPVAGVIAFGGWRMLSRLRADAVAQQAQEAKRETEEIRTPESVVSMVPVDPVEFEFGYGLIPLADAAQGGDLLDRVVMIRRQLALELGVVLPVVRIRDNIQLQPDEYVIKIRGSEVARGRLMLGYYLAISPGVDDPQVVGVATKEPAFGLPALWIGPEMRERAELSGYTVVDPPSVVATHLTEVLKRHAYELVGRQETRQLIDALRRHHAALVDEVVPNVVGYGEVQKVLSNLLREGVPIRDLATIVETLADAVKTTHDPELLTEFARQALRRTITQRWAAPGKPLTAITLHPGLERQIAESIHRGDFGAYVVLDPRVHQQMVGQLVDQVRRAMAAGQHPVIVTSPHIRSHVRRLLERTLPDVAVLSYQEIDPAVDVETAGVVNVS from the coding sequence ATGAAACGGACAGATTTGGCCGTTTTGGTCGGCGTGATCGGAATTGTGGTCATGATGGTCATCCCGCTGCCTCCCTCTCTGCTCGATTTTTTGCTCGTGATTAATTTGGGGTTGTCCCTGGTTATTCTCCTCATTGCGATGAATGTCGGGGAGCCCTTGCAGTTTTCGGTTTTCCCACCCCTTTTGTTGCTGACGACTTTATATCGTCTCGCCCTGAACGTCTCGTCCACCCGATCGATTTTGTCCGTGGGCTACGCCGGAGAAGTGATTCAGACCTTTGGCGACTTCGTGGTGCGGGGTAACGTGGTGGTCGGGCTGATCGTGTTCGCCATCCTTGCGGTGATCCAGTTTGTGGTCATCACCCGGGGCGCTGAGCGGGTGGCGGAAGTAGCCGCCCGGTTCACCCTGGACGCCATGCCGGGTAAACAGATCAGTATCGACGCGGATCTGAGCTCGGGGTTGATTACCGAACAAGAAGCCCGGGAGCGCCGGCGGACGGTGGAACGAGAGGCGGATTTCTACGGTGCCATGGACGGTGCGAGCAAGTTCGTCAAAGGGGATGCCATCGCCTCGATCATCATCGTGGTGATCAATATCATCGGGGGATTCATCATTGGGATGGCCGTCAACCATGAGGATTTCAACACAGCCCTCAGTCATTACACCCTGCTGTCAGTGGGGGACGGTCTGGTGAGCCAAATCCCCGCCCTTTTGATCTCGACTGCCACCGGACTGGTGGTGACCCGGGCCGCCTCCGACAACAACATGGGGAGAGATGTCATCACCCAGTTGTTGTCCTACCCGAAAATGCTTTTCGTGGTGGCTGGTGCACTGGCTCTTCTCGGCATTCTGACCCCCATCGGGTGGGTGAAGACCTGGCCCGTCGCTGGGGTGATCGCTTTTGGGGGATGGAGGATGCTGAGCCGACTCCGGGCGGATGCCGTGGCACAACAGGCGCAGGAAGCGAAACGGGAGACCGAAGAGATTCGGACGCCGGAAAGTGTCGTCTCCATGGTGCCGGTGGATCCTGTGGAATTCGAATTCGGCTATGGGCTGATTCCCTTGGCTGATGCCGCCCAGGGAGGGGACCTTTTGGACCGGGTGGTGATGATCCGACGCCAGTTGGCCCTGGAGCTCGGGGTGGTGCTTCCGGTGGTTCGGATTCGGGACAACATTCAGTTGCAGCCGGACGAGTACGTCATCAAAATCCGAGGATCCGAAGTGGCAAGGGGCCGATTGATGTTGGGCTATTATCTGGCCATCAGTCCTGGGGTGGATGATCCCCAGGTGGTGGGGGTGGCGACAAAGGAACCCGCTTTCGGGCTCCCCGCGCTGTGGATCGGGCCGGAGATGAGAGAGAGAGCGGAGCTTTCAGGGTACACCGTGGTGGACCCGCCTTCAGTGGTGGCCACTCACCTGACCGAAGTCCTGAAGCGCCACGCCTATGAACTGGTCGGACGGCAAGAAACCCGCCAGTTGATCGACGCTCTGCGCCGACATCACGCGGCCTTGGTGGACGAAGTGGTGCCGAATGTGGTGGGGTACGGCGAGGTTCAGAAAGTGCTCTCCAATCTTTTACGGGAGGGAGTGCCCATCCGGGATTTGGCCACCATCGTGGAAACCTTGGCCGACGCCGTGAAGACCACTCACGACCCTGAACTTTTGACGGAGTTCGCCCGCCAGGCCCTGCGGAGAACCATTACCCAGCGCTGGGCCGCCCCGGGCAAGCCACTCACCGCTATCACCCTTCATCCGGGGCTTGAGCGGCAGATCGCGGAATCGATCCACCGGGGGGATTTTGGCGCCTACGTGGTCCTCGATCCCCGGGTCCACCAACAGATGGTCGGGCAGTTGGTGGATCAGGTGCGGCGCGCCATGGCTGCGGGGCAGCATCCCGTCATTGTCACCTCGCCACACATCCGGTCTCATGTGCGTCGCCTCTTGGAGCGTACTCTGCCCGACGTAGCGGTGTTGTCTTACCAAGAGATCGATCCGGCGGTGGATGTTGAGACGGCAGGGGTGGTGAATGTATCGTGA